A genomic window from Plasmodium chabaudi chabaudi strain AS genome assembly, chromosome: 8 includes:
- a CDS encoding AP2 domain transcription factor, putative gives MLRNIINQSENLRKKILQNKNICTLSEILLSKHPYKPKTREIIHPHVTPPEHLAPSDCFSAKTSGLQQFIPNNYYRTKWIESLRSGEYLGDDYPWNLLPMWKYWKKRKYNVKYDEIPWFISKVKGVSYYHRLNVWMVQWVEDGVHRIRRFRCAFGVLQAKLAAEQFRKNLEQSGRVDNRKSERQLRMDYIQKKDERLLRKKKYSKISKGQF, from the coding sequence ATGTTgcgaaatattattaaccagtcagaaaatttaagaaaaaaaatattgcagaataaaaatatatgcacattgtcagaaatattattatcaaaacATCCTTATAAACCTAAAACAAGAGAAATAATACATCCACATGTAACACCTCCGGAACACCTAGCCCCTTCAGATTGCTTTAGTGCCAAAACAAGTGGATTACAACAATTTATaccaaataattattatcgTACAAAATGGATTGAGTCCTTAAGGTCAGGAGAATACTTAGGAGATGACTATCCATGGAATTTATTACCCATGTGGAAATattggaaaaaaagaaaatataatgtaaaatatgatgaaataCCATGGTTTATTTCAAAAGTTAAAGGAGTTTCTTATTATCATCGATTAAATGTATGGATGGTTCAATGGGTTGAAGATGGAGTTCATAGAATTCGAAGATTTCGATGCGCTTTTGGTGTTTTACAAGCAAAATTAGCAGCTGAACAGTTCAGAAAAAATTTGGAACAGTCAGGTAGAGTTGATAATAGGAAATCAGAAAGACAATTAAGAATGGATTACATACAAAAGAAAGATGAACGATTAttaagaaagaaaaaatattcgaaAATATCAAAAGGTCAATTTTAg
- a CDS encoding TFIIH basal transcription factor complex helicase XPD subunit, putative, producing MVVFYLDDLEIFFPYDYIYPEQYAYMKYLKKTLDSEGHCVLEMPTGTGKTVAIFSLITSYQYYKNDDSKFIFCTRTVAEMEKSLIELKKVINYRINIIKKRNEISEQIVKTDIKEDSDMIRNEYKNEEDDNAWNRFGRNSEILAMGISARRCMCVNEKVLLKHEREKIDEECRKLTATFVREKKYISKKLNNYSNSNIDRISDFIIKNKHHIDMEDYFSIYNSKNSISEYNDLGLCGYFENYKKDFVYELIEPGVYTIEELKTLCKNYKNRENMNAPICPYFCAKKIIEIAKVIVLNYQYIIDPKVSKSIFLGKDINNRVNYKKNDIIVFDEAHNIDSVCLEALSVNIDRSILNKASMNITTLFKKIEKSRIVNEDKLREECYKILKKIKSGKEEYNSMMNRNGEQMESINSGNKQFNENKEDMFTQLSSGNGNNDDNLESQNKKNQQDEIYFDEEMNLVFRGLLGEEPNNREGDDVEKLTDKVIIDDLKKILNIDSSDNVIKDKDKDKSNLEEINYSPLLMEDIIKNVVMPGNIRKSEHFLNLMRIVVVYLKKYINIYEVTSEGPLSFLYKCEKDTKLDTSFFKYSFDRLKSLLNALQVVDTDDYSALNVVCNFCTLIGNYFKGFIIICEPYPEATGIYDPVIQFACLDSSIAMKSVLNRYKSVVLTSGTITPLELYPKLLNFSTVLTASFPMSFDRNCVCPLIVTKSSDLIPLSSQYSLRNDLNVIKNYGFLLVEMCKNIPDGIISYFPSYIYMEHVMSTWYELGIISNILEYKLIFIETKDIVSTTIALHNFKKACDLGKGAVFLSICRGKIAEGIDFDKHYGKCVILFGIPYQYTLSRILKARLDFLKETYNIQENEFLTFDAMRQASQCVGRIIRNKKDYGIMIFSDIRYARNDKKGKLPPWIIKCMDVSNINLTIGAGVSISKKFLLNMSQEYKETDQTKISQVILQNPSKCWDIVKSVLNMDDFI from the coding sequence atggttgttttttatttggatGATTtggaaattttttttccatatgattatatatatcctgagcaatatgcatatatgaaatatttgaaaaaaacattagATAGTGAAGGGCATTGTGTTTTGGAAATGCCTACTGGTACTGGAAAAACGGTGGCAATTTTTTCTCTCATAACTTCGTATcagtattataaaaatgatgacagtaaatttattttttgcacaCGTACTGTTGCAGAAATGGAAAAATCATTAatcgaattaaaaaaggttataaattatagaataaatataataaaaaaacgaaatgAAATATCAGAGCAAATTGTAAAGACTGATATAAAAGAGGATAGTGATATGATaagaaatgaatataagAATGAAGAAGATGATAATGCATGGAATCGATTTGGTAGGAATAGTGAAATATTAGCAATGGGTATTAGTGCTAGACGTTGTATGTGTGTAAATGAAAAGgttttattaaaacatgAGAGAGAAAAGATTGATGAAGAGTGTCGTAAATTAACAGCTACATTTGttagagaaaaaaaatatataagtaaaaaattaaataattattccaATAGTAATATTGATAGAATATctgattttataataaaaaataaacatcaTATAGATATGGAAGATTATTTTAGTAtttataattcaaaaaatagtattagCGAATATAATGATTTAGGTTTATGTggttattttgaaaattataaaaaagatttTGTATATGAATTAATTGAACCTGGTGTGTATACAATTGAAGAACTAAAAAcattatgtaaaaattataaaaatcgtgaaaatatgaatgcCCCGATATGTCCATATTTTtgtgcaaaaaaaattattgaaaTAGCTAAAGTGATTGtattaaattatcaatATATAATCGATCCTAAGGTTTCaaaatctatatttttaggaaaggatataaataatcgggtgaattataaaaaaaatgatataatcGTATTTGATGAAGCCCACAATATTGACAGTGTATGCTTAGAAGCATTAAGTGTTAATATCGATCGGTCTATACTAAATAAAGCATCAATGAATATTACaactttatttaaaaaaattgaaaaatcaCGAATCGTTAATGAGGATAAGCTGAGAGAAGAATGCTACAAAatattgaagaaaataaaatcaggGAAGGAAGAATATAATTCAATGATGAATAGAAATGGTGAACAAATGGAATCAATAAATAGTGGCAATAAACagtttaatgaaaataaagaggATATGTTTACACAGTTAAGTAGTGGGAATGgtaataatgatgataatttGGAGtcccaaaataaaaaaaatcagcAAGATGAAATATACTTTGATGAAGAAATGAATTTAGTGTTTCGAGGACTCTTGGGGGAAGAGCCTAATAATAGAGAAGGGGATGATGTTGAAAAACTTACTGATAAGGTAATTATagatgatttaaaaaagatattaaatattgatAGTAGTGATAATGTTATAAAGGACAAGGATAAGGATAAGTCAAATttagaagaaataaattatagcCCACTCTTAATGGaagatattataaaaaatgtagtgATGCCCGGAAATATAAGAAAGTCagaacattttttaaatttaatgagAATTGTAGtagtttatttaaaaaaatatataaatatatatgaagtAACATCAGAAGGtccattatcatttttatataaatgtgaaaaagatacaaaattagatacatcattttttaaatatagttTTGATAGattaaaaagtttattGAATGCATTGCAAGTAGTAGATACTGATGATTATTCGGCATTAAATGTTGTATGTAATTTTTGCACATTAATAggtaattattttaaaggatttataataatatgtgaACCATATCCTGAAGCAACAGGTATATATGACCCGGTCATACAATTTGCATGTTTAGATTCTTCAATTGCAATGAAATCTGTATTGAATAGATATAAATCAGTTGTTTTAACAAGTGGTACTATAACCCCTCTTGAGTTATAtccaaaattattaaattttagtACAGTATTAACAGCATCATTTCCAATGTCCTTTGATAGAAATTGTGTATGTCCTCTTATTGTAACAAAAAGTTCAGATTTGATTCCACTATCTTCTCAATATTCATTACGTAACGATTTAAatgtaattaaaaattacgGTTTTTTATTAGTTGAGATGTGTAAGAATATACCAGATGGGAtcatttcatattttccttcttatatatatatggagCATGTTATGTCAACATGGTATGAATTAGGAATcatatcaaatatattagaatataaattaatatttattgaaaCAAAGGATATAGTATCAACAACAATTGcattacataattttaaaaaagcatGTGACTTAGGGAAAGGAGCAGtctttttatcaatttgtAGAGGTAAAATAGCTGAAGGTATTGATTTTGATAAGCATTATGGGAAATGTGTGATTTTATTTGGTATACCATATCAATATACCTTATCACGAATATTAAAAGCAAGGcttgattttttaaaggaaacatataatatacaagaGAATGAGTTTTTAACTTTTGATGCAATGAGACAAGCTTCTCAATGTGTGGGAAGAAttataagaaataaaaaagattaTGGTATTATGATTTTTTCTGATATTAGATATGCAAGGAATGATAAGAAAGGTAAATTACCACCATGGATTATTAAATGTATGGATGTatcaaatattaatttaactATTGGAGCAGGTGTTAGTATTTCTAAAAAGTTTCTTCTTAATATGTCTCAAGAATATAAAGAGACTGATCAAACTAAAATATCACAagttattttacaaaaccCCAGCAAATGTTGGGATATAGTTAAGTCCGTTCTCAATATGGATGATTTTATTTGA
- a CDS encoding histidine--tRNA ligase, putative, with amino-acid sequence MWSFAKCRLKYFLLFAIFLRAHFLCRDIFSQNKPKVFFINNIANNRKQKLRENKKIISVNSIKGIRTFNQTQYKKREYLFNIWKDIARKFSYTFYDLPVLENFGLFQKNNINEYYDFIKNKRHLILRPEITPQLINYLFFKNGGLTNKLETDMPTCRTNCNCADSQRCSNKCRHKNTSQKQYMLQNFKKTFKMCTIGQCFRYEKISNYRKREHYQWNMDIIGINNINAEIELFTILLTFFKQVKLYDKDIIIKINNKQIIKSIILKVFKNSLLHYYSQKQIDEIVVNKILHILDKYNKISKSNFKLLLQKNIPFIKYNDINNFNNIIYNIKTVEDLEIFFNFNPNICNDNSVKNILNYFKNLNLHTYFKMDLATVRGLDYYKNTIFEVFYKNKINRAICGGGRYDFILNKTNIPAVGFGMGDVVISEILFNKENTCNTFDESINIVSFFPNINNNNIKLKNDKYKEYYDILHTLRMNNIKIYTLLQNNLTLSKALKKANSLKSDYFLFCQENEENHFILKNLKTGHQQIVNLENILSIYSSI; translated from the coding sequence ATGTGGTCATTCGCAAAATGTagattaaaatatttccttttgtttgcgatttttttaagagctcattttttatgtagaGATATTTTCAGCCAAAATAAGCCAAaagtttttttcataaacaATATAGCTAATAATAGAAAACAGAAATTaagagaaaataaaaaaattatttcagTTAATAGTATAAAAGGGATAAGAACATTTAATCAAacacaatataaaaaaagagaatatctatttaatatatggaaAGACATAGCAcgaaaattttcatatactttttatgaTTTACCCGTATTAGAAAATTTTGGactttttcaaaaaaataatataaatgaatattacgattttattaaaaataaaaggcATTTAATATTACGTCCAGAAATAACACCacaattaattaattatttatttttcaaaaatggAGGGTTAACAAACAAGCTGGAAACAGACATGCCCACATGTCGAACCAATTGTAATTGTGCCGATTCCCAAAGGTGTAGCAACAAGTGTAGACATAAAAATACTAGccaaaaacaatatatgctacaaaattttaaaaagacTTTTAAAATGTGCACAATTGGTCAATGCTTCCGATATGAGAAAATTTCGAATTATCGTAAAAGAGAACATTACCAATGGAATATGGATATAATtggaataaataatataaatgctGAAATTGAATTgtttactattttattaacattttttaaacaagtaaaattatatgataaagatattataattaaaattaataataaacaaattataaaatctattatattaaaagtttttaaaaattcattattacattattattctcAAAAACAAATAGACGAAATtgttgtaaataaaattctaCATATacttgataaatataataaaatttcaaaatctaattttaaattattattacaaaaaaatattccatttataaaatataatgatataaacaattttaacaacattatttataatattaagaCTGTTGAAGatttagaaatattttttaattttaaccCAAACATTTGTAATGACAATtctgtaaaaaatatattaaactatttcaaaaatttaaatttacacACATATTTCAAAATGGATTTAGCAACCGTAAGAGGATtagattattataaaaatacaatttttgaagttttttataaaaataaaattaatagagCAATATGCGGTGGCGGACGTTATGATTTTATATTGAACAAAACAAACATACCGGCAGTAGGATTTGGTATGGGGGATGTTGTTATAtctgaaatattatttaataaagaaaatactTGTAACACATTTGATGAAAGTATTAATATAGTATCATTTTTcccaaatataaataataataatataaaattaaaaaatgataaatataaagaatattaCGATATCTTACACACTCTTAgaatgaataatattaaaatttatacattattgcaaaataatttaaccCTTTCAAaagctttaaaaaaagccAACTCTTTAAAATcagattattttttattttgtcaagagaatgaagaaaaccattttattttaaaaaatttaaaaacagGACACCAACAGATTGTCAATTTAGAGAATATACTCTCCATTTATTCCTCCATTTAG
- a CDS encoding ATP synthase-associated protein, putative codes for MNKFNFVRRFFKNVVQKNEKNITDRKKVINAGRGTMLLMSPILFEVKHKEEENSPKTEHIFLTGKAIDFLTQKLFENEFGTSILYLSFFVAYLSLLAHDNKINLLVQKLKFKYSNNMFNVGHPNYKNYLKKKDILGKD; via the coding sequence atgaataaatttaattttgtaagaagattttttaaaaatgttgttcagaaaaatgaaaaaaatataacggatagaaaaaaagtaaTCAATGCTGGTAGAGGAACTATGCTACTAATGTCGCCAATTCTATTTGAAGTTAAACATAAAGAAGAAGAGAATTCTCCAAAAACggaacatatttttttaactggAAAAGCAATAGATTTTCTTACACAAAAATTGtttgaaaatgaatttGGTACAtccatattatatttaagttTTTTTGTTGCATATTTAAGTTTATTAGCTCATGACAACAAGattaatttattagttcaaaaattaaagtttaaatattcaaataatatgtttaatgTTGGACATCCtaactataaaaattatttaaaaaaaaaagatatactAGGAAAAGATTAG
- a CDS encoding UBX domain-containing protein, putative: protein MDNEIKLFMEVTKLSDEGEAKRLLAMCNGNLEDAIVKYLKNGKVENMHEEAQSVNSSSNLRKREGKGNEKKGGENKIINNNQNKTSNSGNDKVFKKDENDIVKSNFFEVLNNVGGIICPLFRNIYNLITSCFHLISTYILSVCSKNSFTMYYEEKYGKIHATFFNGSLKEAINKSKRDEKLLLVYLHTENEESAYFCKHIYTNIEIISFFENNCILYAQDISKYSLTELHDVINIYMFPQINILLAYGSSIKELSVIYGTPNATEIIQSIIGCIDKAEVEKKKLQRSTSMRSSVDESVYRDRLLREEQDREYQEALKRDKQIMEEKQKKENEKLQKIEKKKNYIKDIKNKRNEKSKRFPLTIEPNDKVTKILLRLPNGLKVQNNFSDNHTLRDIYDWAECCDILEIDKTKKKNMNIPCKFDLICGHTKSVLKNSTNPIKNFDLYPNAVLNMKSLDSSDDEEE from the exons ATggataatgaaataaaattgtttatggAAGTAACAAAATTGTCGGACGAGGGGGAGGCAAAACGATTGCTGGCGATGTGCAACGGAAATTTAGAG gACGCCATAGTTAagtatttgaaaaatgggAAGGTAGAAAACATGCATGAG GAAGCCCAATCGGTTAATTCTTCAAGCAATTTAAGGAAGAGAGAAGGGAAAGGAAATGAAAAGAAGGGTGgcgaaaataaaataataaataataatcaaaataaaacatcCAATTCAGGCAATGATaaagtatttaaaaaagatgaaaatgatatagtAAAGtcgaatttttttgaagtattaaataatgtagGAGGTATAATTTGTCCTTTATTTCGaaacatatataacttGATTACTTCatgttttcatttaataagtacttatattttaagtGTATGTAGTAAGAATAGTTTTACAATGTATTATGAAGAAAAGTATGGGAAGATTCATGCAACGTTTTTTAATGGAAGTCTTAAGGAAgcaataaataaatcaaaaaggGACGAGAAGTTATTACttgtttatttacatacagaaaatgaagagagtgcatatttttgtaaacatatttatacaaatatagaaattatttcattttttgaaaacaactgtatattatatgctcAGGACATTAGTAAATACTCCCTTACTGAATTACATgatgtaataaatatatatatgtttccACAAATTAACATATTGCTAGCATATGGATCGAGTATTAAAGAATTGTCCGTAATATATGGAACTCCCAATGCTACAGAAATTATACAATCTATTATTGGATGTATTGACAAAGCTGAAGtcgaaaaaaagaaactaCAAAGAAGTACATCAATGAGAAGTAGTGTTGATGAATCAGTTTATAGAGACAGACTATTAAGGGAAGAACAAGATAGAGAATATCAAGAAGCTTTAAAAAGggataaacaaattatggaagaaaaacaaaaaaaagaaaatgaaaaattacaaaaaattgaaaaaaaaaaaaattatataaaagatataaaaaataaacgaaatgaaaaaagtaaaagatTTCCATTAACTATTGAACCTAATGATAAagttacaaaaatattattacgaTTACCAAATGGATTAAAGgttcaaaataattttagcGACAATCATACACTAAGAGATATATATGATTGGGCTGAATGTTGTGATATATTAGAAATTGataaaacgaaaaaaaaaaatatgaatattccATGTAAATTTGATTTAATATGTGGGCATACAAAAtcagttttaaaaaattcgaCAAAtccaataaaaaattttgatttatatCCAAATGCAGTTCTTAATATGAAATCATTAGATTCATCTGATGATGAGGAAGAGTAA
- a CDS encoding cAMP-dependent protein kinase catalytic subunit, putative — MIQFLKNLQLYKKRETPDIKPTTKKSKMKYEDFNFIRTLGTGSFGRVILATYKNEDLPPVAIKRFEKSKIIKQKQVDHVFSERKILNYISHPFCVNLYGSFKDESYLYLVLEFVIGGEFFTFLRRNKRFPNDVGCFYAAQIVLIFEYLQSLNIVYRDLKPENLLLDKDGFIKMTDFGFAKVVNTRTYTLCGTPEYIAPEILLNAGHGKAVDWWTLGIFIYEILVGYPPFYANEPLLIYQKILEGIIYFPKFLDNNCKHLMKKLLSHDLTKRYGNLKKGAQSVKEHPWFANIEWNRLLNKRVDVPYKPKYKNILDASNFEQVQEDLSIADKVINENDPFYDW, encoded by the exons atgaTTCAATTCCTTAAAAATCTACAGCTATACAAAAAGAGGGAAACACCCGATATAAAACCCACGactaaaaaaagtaaaatgaaatatgaagattttaatttcattcGTACACTTGGGACTG GCTCATTTGGACGAGTAATTTTAGCGACGTATAAAAATGAGGATTTGCCTCCAGTGGCAATTAAGCGATTTGaaaaaagcaaaataataaaacaaaaacaagTCGATCATGTATTTTCTGaaaggaaaatattaaactATATAAGTCACCCTTTTTGC GTTAATTTATATGGATCTTTTAAGGATGAgtcttatttatatttagttCTTGAATTTGTAATTGGGGGTGAATTTTTTACCTTTTtaagaagaaataaaagattTCCAAATGATGTTGGATGCTTTTATGCAGCACAAATAgttttaatatttgaatatttacAAAGTTTAAACATTGTATACAG GGACTTGAAACCGGAGAACTTGCTCCTCGATAAGGACGGATTTATAAAGATGACTGACTTTGGTTTTGCAAAAGTTGTAAATACACGAACATACACATTATGTGGGACACCAGAATATATCGCCCCAGAAATATTGTTAAATGCGGGTCATGGAAAGGCg GTGGACTGGTGGACGCTGGGAATTTTCATATACGAGATTTTGGTTGGGTACCCCCCCTTTTATGCAAATGAGCCTCTACTAATATATCAGAAAATTTTAGAGGGTATAATATACTTCCCTAAATTTTTAGATAACAATTGTAAGCacttaatgaaaaaattattatctcATGATCTTACAAAGAGATATggaaatttaaaaaagggaGCTCAAAGTGTTAAGGAGCATCCATGGTTTGCTAATATTGAATGGAATagattattaaataaaagagTTGATGTACCATATAAAcctaaatataaaaatatacttgATGCTTCTAATTTCGAGCAAGTTCAAGAAGATTTATCTATAGCAGATAAAGTTATTAATGAAAACGATCCATTTTACGATTGGTAA
- a CDS encoding V-type proton ATPase subunit E, putative — translation MALDDAEAQKQIQQMVNFILNEAKDKAHEIEAKALEDFNIEKLRIVQKMKEKIRLEFQKKAKQMEIKRSINHSSAINKARLKKMSAKDQVFKEIYKISSDKLAELYKEKDKYKNLIIDLIVQSLYYIQEPHVIVMCREVDKSIVEGSLNEAAHRYTEKIKKQFNITKNVKIELDKSGNYLPPPPSENNEGTSCLGGIVLTTPNRKINCDNTLDLRLKLAIEYCTPEIKRMFFEMN, via the exons atggCTCTC GACGATGCAGAAGCACAAAAACAAATTCAGCAAATGGTTAACTTCATTTTGAATGAAGCAAAAGATAAGGCACATGAAATCGAAGCGAAAGCACTCGAAGATTTTAATATAGAGAAATTAAGAATTGTACAAAAgatgaaagaaaaaataagattagaatttcaaaaaaaagcaaaacaAATGGAAATCAAAAGATCTATAAATCATTCATCTGCTATTAATAAAGCTagacttaaaaaaatgtctgCCAAAGATCAAGTATTTAaagaaatttataaaataagtaGTGATAAATTAGCAGAactatataaagaaaaagataaatataaaaatctaATTATCGATTTAATTGTACAatctttatattatatacaagaACCACATGTTATTGTTATGTGTAGAGAAGTTGATAAATCTATTGTTGAAGGATCCTTAAATGAAGCTGCACATAGATATactgaaaaaattaaaaaacaatttaatataactaaaaatgttaaaattGAACTTGATAAGTCAGGTAATTATTTACCTCCACCTCCATccgaaaataatgaaggtACATCATGCTTAGGTGGTATTGTATTAACAACACcaaatagaaaaattaattgtGATAATACCTTAGATTTACGTCTTAAACTAGCCATAGAATATTGCACACcagaaataaaaagaatgtTCTTtgaaatgaattaa